The DNA region CGCGCTCCAGATCCATCGAGTCCATCACGCGCTCGACGACTTTCTCGTTGGCGCGGTACAGGCCTGACTGGCGAAGCATGGCGTCCACCAGGGTGGTTTTGCCGTGGTCAACGTGGGCGACGATGGCGATATTGCGAATGTCTTCGCGCTGTTTCGTAGAATCCATTTTGTGATAAATCCAATGCTGAAGCTCAGTAGGTAAATCGCATCTTACCTGCTCGGACACGGATTTGCTAACGGCTGCTGATCGCCGGGAACTGTGAGAGGAAGCGCGGCACACGTCAACCGCACTTGCCAGCTTGCCGCACGGCGGAGTTGTGTGGGGAAAAGAGCGGAAGGAGGTGGGGCAACGAGAACGGGCGGACAGCGCTGGGTGAGTGAACGCAAACGGGCCGTCGGGCTACTGGGGATAGGAAAAACGGCACGTTTGCCCGGGCGCTGCGTGGGCAAAGTCAGTAACGGCCGCTGACGAGTTGCGCCCGCAATTCCTGCTCGCGCACTTGAGCATTGCGCAACAGGAGTTCGTAATTGGCGCTGACCCGTTCACTGCGGGCGATCTCATCGCGCAAGGTGCGCACCTCGGCTTGCAATTCGGCGATGTGTTCAATCGCCCGGCCCAGCCGTTGCTCGGGCGCAGATTCAAAGCGGGAAACATTGTTGAAATTACCTTCCACCAAATTGCTGGCGACTTGATTGCCAGTCGCCAGATTGTTGGTTGCGAGATTGCCGGTTATGACACCAGGATTGACACTTGGTTGATTGACGAGTTGAATCGCTGCACTCATAGAACTGTCTCCTTGCCTGTTAGCGCCGGACTGAACTGCGCCGGCTTTTTACTAATCACCACCAATTTACGAACGACACTATTTTTTTGGCACCAACTATTACGGGTCAATCAGCAAAGACTTGGCCAACTCTTAACTGCGCGCTTGGGCAACGAAAGAGTTGACGTACCGGGGCGATTCTTACGTGGGAGGTAAGGGCAAATTTTGTGAGCGGCGCTTTGTTGGCGCTTGCCCCGTAAAGGTTGCCCTTGCTCTTAAAAACTCAGAACGCTTGAAAGCAATTCCCATGCAACAGTCGCTTGCCGGTATCGCTGAACAAGCAAACGCGTGCCAGATGATTACAAAAATGGTTAGTGGGGGGGACGAGGACGAATTGGGCAAAGCTACTACCAGGGATTTGCCGGAACAGGGTGGCAGGAGGAAGTCCCGACCAATGTGTTCAACTATAACTTCGTCAACCAATAGGGCCAATCGTCGTTGGGACAAACGCGATTGAATTACTTTCTCTTTTCGCTCGCCACGAGCCATGAAAAATAAAACGAGAGGTGAAATAACTCGTAGCAAACTCTGCCAGTCTCGCCAGAACGCGTCGCATCTTATGCACATAAACCAAAGTCCGCAAGGTGTTTTTTCGCGCATCGCTAACTTTTTATAGCCGCAGCACGCACTCCTCATAACACCTGGTAAAGCGATGCCACGCTTGGCGCGCGCGCACTGAATCTTAGTCAAAAATCTGTGCTAAGATGCGCCACTCCTGCACACTACTGGTAAAGATTACAAGGCGGAAAAATATTTCATGACGGCACAATTACTCGACGGCGCGTTGGTCGCCGAACAAATCAAACAGGGTGTTACGGCGCGCATCACTGAACTCAAAGCTTCCACAGGATGGCAGCCCGGACTGGCTGCTGTCATCGTCGGCGACAACCTTGCATCGAAAACATACGTCGGCAGCAAGGTCAAAGCTTGCCAGGCGCTCGGTCTTTATTCCGAAAAGCACGAGTTGCCGGCAACGACCACGACCGGAGAGTTGTTGGCGCTGGTCAACGACCTGAACCGCCGCGATGAGATTGACGGCATCCTGATCCAATTGCCGCTGCCGCCGCAGATTGAAGCGCGGCGCGTGCTGGAAGCGGTTGATCCGGCCAAAGACGTGGATGGTTTTCACGCCGTCAACGTCGGGCGCCTGGTGCAGGGCGAAGAGACGCTGACCGCTTGCACACCGACCGGCGTGATGGAATTGCTCGACCATTACCAAATCCCCATCGCGGGCGCGCACGCCGTCGTCATCGGGCGCAGCGACATCGTCGGCAAACCGCAAGCACTGTTGTTGTTGCACCGCCACGCCACCGTGACGATTTGCCATTCGCGCACCAGGAACCTGCCCGACATCGCGCGGCAGGCTGACATTCTAATTGCCGCCATCGGGCGCACCGCGATGGTCACGGGGGATTTCGTGCGCGAAGGCGCGGTCGTCGTGGATGTCGGCATGAACAACGTCACGACCGCCGCGGAAATCGCACGCATTTTCCCCGACGATGAACAGGAAAAGCGGCTGGCCACGCTGGCCAAACGCGGCTACACGCTAGTCGGCGATGTCGAACCGCGCAGCGTTGCGCCGAAAGTCGGCTGGCTGACGCCCGTGCCTGGCGGCGTCGGCCCGCTGACGATTGCGATGCTCATGAAAAACACGCTCAAGGCGGCCTTGTTGCGGCGGGGAAGCAAGTGATGCTGAAGGTCGGTTTGACGGGCGGAATCGCCACCGGCAAATCGTATGTGCTCGGCGTGCTACACGAACTCGGTTGCGAAGTCAGCGATGCGGATACGCTGGCGCATCAGGCCATCGAACCCGGCAAACTCGCCTATCAAGACATCGTCAGCGAATTTGGCCCCGGCGTTTTGAACGCAGACGGCACGCTCAATCGCGCGGCGCTCGGCGGGTTGGTGTTCACCGACGCGGCTAAACGCGAACGCCTCAACGCCATCGTCCACCCGCGCGTTTACGCAGCCCAGGCCGCCTGGCTGGCCGAGGTCGCCGCGCGCAACCCGCAAGCCATTGCTGTGCTTGATGCCGCCCTGATCATCGAGACCGGTTCATACAAAAGCTTCGACAAGGTTGTGGTGGTCTGGTGCGAGCCACTGTTGCAGTTGGAACGGCTGATGACGCGCAACCACCTGCCGCACACGCAGGCCGAAGCGCGCATCGCCGCCCAGATGCCGTCGGCGGAGAAACTCAAATATGCCGACTTCGCCATTGATACTTCGCTTGGGTTTGAAGATACGCGGCGGCAGACCGAAACGCTGTATGCGCAGTTGAAAGCCCTCGCTGAAACACCCGAACCGTAGTTTTGACAAGCCTTTCGGGGCTACCTATACTCGCGCCGATTTTAACCCCTCCGCATTATCAATCGTTGTTCAAGCGCAGTCGGACGTTGTCGCAGGAGCCGCAATGAAGCTTTACGACGTGACGGTCGCCATCTCGAACGAACTGCCCGTCTATCCCGGTGATCCGCCGGTGCAGGTGACTCGTGTGATGTCGCTGGAGCAGGGCGACATCGCCCGCGTTTCGCACCTGAGTTTCAGTACGCACAGCGGCACACACGTTGATCCGCCCTCTCACTTCATGCGCGACGGCCAGCCGCTCGACCAGGTGCCGCTCGATGTTTTCATCGGCCCGGCCCGCGTGATTGATGTCGGCGCAGTGGAGGTGATTGACGCTGCGGTGTTGCGGCAATTCGAGTTGGCTGGTGCGACGCGTGTGCTGTTCAAAACCAAGAACTCCCGTTTTTGGCACACGACGAACGAGTTCCAAACCAGCTTTGTTTATCTCGAAGACGATGCCGCCGCGCTGCTGGTTGAACACGGCGTGCGGCTGGTCGGCATTGATTATCTTTCCATCGAAAAATTCAACTTCGATCAGCCCACCACGCATTGGACGCTGCTGGGCGCAGGCGTCGTGATCGTCGAGGGACTCGATTTGACCGAAGTCCCGGCGGGCGATTACGAATTGCTTTGCCTGCCGTTGAAGATCAAAGACGGCGATGGCGGCCCGGCGCGCGTGGTGTTGCGAGCTTAACTGGGAGCGCGGACGCCCTCGTCCGCAATAAAAAATGTGCGAAGCTTCCTTGTCCTTGCTGGCCATTCCAACGCCAAGGGAAAAGGAGGCTGCGCGGCTTCTTTATCCAGCGGACGGGGCGTCCGCGCTCCCAGCGTTGCTCTAAAAGAATGGCGAATTCATGACGGCAAGTGAATTTCAACAAGAGCGGGCGGCGTACACGCGACATTCGATTCCCGAACTGATCGAATTGTTGGTGAGCCCCGAATTACAGGTGCGCTTCTTTGCTGAAATGGCGTTACGCGATGCGGCCGGCACCTGACTTAACTTCCAGCCTGTGGCTGCGCAGGAAGAACGCGCGCGGGCCATCCAGGAGTGGCGCGACTGGTGGCAGACGCATCAACACAGCTTCAAAAAACGATGGCAGACCGAATCGTCAAAAACATCATCAAGACCCGGCCCCGCGACGAAGCCAGCTTCCGCGAGCGCGCCTACGAACTTGTCCTGCGCATTCCGCGCGGGCGAGTGATGACCTATGGATTGGTCGCGCGCGTGCTGGGTGCTGGTTACGACGCGCGCGCCATCGGCAACATTATGTATGCCACGCCGAAAGATGAGCGGCACATCCCCTGGCATCGCGTTATCAATTCGCAAGGCGTTTGTTCGACGGCGGGCATGACTACGCCGCCCGATTTGCAACAACGGCTGTTGGAAGCGGAAGGCGTCGTCTTCAACGACAAAGGCTGCTGTAAGCTGGAAGCTCATCTGTGGACGCCACCCGAATACGCCACAGAAACTGAAGACAGTGGACAAGCAAGCTTATTTGAATAACTCAGGGCAGGCATCTGCCCAGGCCAGGAGCAACAATGGAAAATAGCATGAACAGGCAGGCGCCCTATCAAGTCACGGGGCCGCGTTATTCGGTAGCACATCACATGGTCACCACCGGGATTGACTTACCGGGCTTTCGCATCGTGCGCACGCTGGGGGTGGTGCGCGGCATTACGGTGCGCTCGCGTTCGATTTTCGGCACCATCGGCGCGGGCTTGCAAACGCTGGTCGGCGGGAACATCACCATCCTGACCAAGCTTTGCGAACAAACGCGCGTCGAGGCGTTCGAAATCCTGATCCAGCACGCCTCCGAACTTGGAGCGAATGGCATAATCGCGGCGCGTTACGATGCGACTGAGATCATGAGCGGCGTGACCGAAGTGCTGGCTTATGGCACGGCGGTGATCGTTGAGCCGCTCGACCAAGCCGGGTATCGGGGATGACCGTGAGGGC from Acidobacteriota bacterium includes:
- a CDS encoding bifunctional 5,10-methylenetetrahydrofolate dehydrogenase/5,10-methenyltetrahydrofolate cyclohydrolase; its protein translation is MTAQLLDGALVAEQIKQGVTARITELKASTGWQPGLAAVIVGDNLASKTYVGSKVKACQALGLYSEKHELPATTTTGELLALVNDLNRRDEIDGILIQLPLPPQIEARRVLEAVDPAKDVDGFHAVNVGRLVQGEETLTACTPTGVMELLDHYQIPIAGAHAVVIGRSDIVGKPQALLLLHRHATVTICHSRTRNLPDIARQADILIAAIGRTAMVTGDFVREGAVVVDVGMNNVTTAAEIARIFPDDEQEKRLATLAKRGYTLVGDVEPRSVAPKVGWLTPVPGGVGPLTIAMLMKNTLKAALLRRGSK
- a CDS encoding dephospho-CoA kinase yields the protein MLKVGLTGGIATGKSYVLGVLHELGCEVSDADTLAHQAIEPGKLAYQDIVSEFGPGVLNADGTLNRAALGGLVFTDAAKRERLNAIVHPRVYAAQAAWLAEVAARNPQAIAVLDAALIIETGSYKSFDKVVVVWCEPLLQLERLMTRNHLPHTQAEARIAAQMPSAEKLKYADFAIDTSLGFEDTRRQTETLYAQLKALAETPEP
- a CDS encoding cyclase family protein, producing MKLYDVTVAISNELPVYPGDPPVQVTRVMSLEQGDIARVSHLSFSTHSGTHVDPPSHFMRDGQPLDQVPLDVFIGPARVIDVGAVEVIDAAVLRQFELAGATRVLFKTKNSRFWHTTNEFQTSFVYLEDDAAALLVEHGVRLVGIDYLSIEKFNFDQPTTHWTLLGAGVVIVEGLDLTEVPAGDYELLCLPLKIKDGDGGPARVVLRA
- a CDS encoding MGMT family protein translates to MADRIVKNIIKTRPRDEASFRERAYELVLRIPRGRVMTYGLVARVLGAGYDARAIGNIMYATPKDERHIPWHRVINSQGVCSTAGMTTPPDLQQRLLEAEGVVFNDKGCCKLEAHLWTPPEYATETEDSGQASLFE
- a CDS encoding YbjQ family protein, with protein sequence MNRQAPYQVTGPRYSVAHHMVTTGIDLPGFRIVRTLGVVRGITVRSRSIFGTIGAGLQTLVGGNITILTKLCEQTRVEAFEILIQHASELGANGIIAARYDATEIMSGVTEVLAYGTAVIVEPLDQAGYRG